From the genome of Sphingobacterium kitahiroshimense, one region includes:
- a CDS encoding FecR family protein — translation MKGQFFKFKLQEYIHNRLDLKEYEAFFDELNQVDPVLLQQWIAEILEEEDEAVSARIPIPDLSRVHEHVLQKVYEIDPPVTRKTRKMTYWMWASTAAIFLCVLSLLYVFRFKTPSEVSYKSMLSYYENAYNYTIDMQLPDSSIAILYPHAKISYALNKEGIREIKHMQGKVIYKVHKNPNAPFTVNYMGYVTRALGTVFSVDPKANENILIKLLEGRISVGHFGALPKDLLYLNPNEEVEVDLKLHKMTKLTEKVLDKSRIARVDKKLSELIPSFNANVAWTSQSVEFSQTKNTQLLQVIENLYEVSIICESPELLSNSFTGSLNRKEPLEKFLSNFCQLNGCSFRLDNGIVTLSNSARKEGPN, via the coding sequence TTGAAAGGACAATTTTTTAAATTTAAGCTGCAAGAGTATATTCATAATAGACTCGACCTAAAGGAGTATGAGGCATTTTTTGATGAGCTGAACCAGGTGGATCCTGTTCTCCTACAACAATGGATTGCAGAAATTCTAGAGGAGGAAGATGAAGCTGTGAGTGCGCGCATTCCAATACCGGATCTTTCCAGAGTTCATGAACATGTGCTTCAAAAGGTCTATGAAATAGATCCGCCAGTAACGCGAAAAACTCGGAAAATGACCTATTGGATGTGGGCATCTACTGCAGCAATATTCCTATGTGTTCTTTCACTGCTTTATGTTTTCCGCTTTAAAACGCCTTCAGAAGTTAGCTATAAATCGATGTTGTCCTACTATGAAAATGCCTATAATTATACCATCGATATGCAGCTTCCGGATAGCTCCATTGCTATTCTCTATCCACATGCTAAGATCAGCTATGCACTTAACAAGGAAGGGATACGCGAGATTAAACACATGCAGGGAAAAGTAATTTATAAAGTCCATAAAAATCCTAATGCTCCTTTTACCGTTAATTATATGGGCTATGTGACGCGGGCACTGGGTACAGTATTTAGTGTTGATCCCAAAGCGAATGAAAATATCCTAATCAAACTTTTGGAGGGTAGGATTTCAGTTGGCCATTTTGGTGCGTTACCAAAAGACCTCTTGTACCTGAATCCGAATGAAGAGGTGGAAGTTGATCTGAAGTTGCATAAAATGACCAAACTAACGGAGAAAGTTTTGGATAAATCCAGGATAGCGCGCGTGGATAAAAAACTGAGCGAGCTTATTCCAAGTTTTAATGCGAACGTAGCATGGACCAGTCAATCCGTTGAATTCAGTCAAACCAAAAATACGCAACTCCTGCAAGTGATTGAAAATTTATATGAAGTTTCGATTATCTGCGAAAGCCCCGAGTTACTATCCAATTCTTTTACAGGAAGCCTCAACAGAAAAGAGCCTCTTGAAAAATTCTTAAGCAATTTCTGTCAATTAAACGGTTGCTCGTTCCGCCTTGATAATGGAATCGTCACCTTGAGCAATTCAGCAAGAAAGGAGGGGCCAAATTAG
- a CDS encoding RNA polymerase sigma factor — MSPKEIATLEKLKDGDLASFNEIYFQYSPKIYVRLIKLVKDQVVAEEILQDVFTKVWVNRAKIDATKGFVSFLNHISDNLAIDFFRKVQRDKSLQLELWVSAVELYYHTEEHIHLKDTQDILAKAIDSLSPKRKEILILNKFQEKSYKEIAEELGISVSTVSNQLVSALKDIKEYIQKNYRNEAIISFLATLLFKL, encoded by the coding sequence ATGTCTCCAAAAGAAATAGCTACATTAGAAAAATTGAAAGATGGGGATTTAGCTTCATTTAATGAGATCTATTTTCAATATTCTCCAAAGATTTATGTGCGGTTGATCAAGTTGGTAAAAGATCAAGTTGTGGCAGAAGAAATCTTGCAGGATGTATTTACTAAAGTATGGGTCAACCGTGCTAAGATCGACGCTACTAAAGGTTTTGTTTCTTTTCTCAATCATATTTCTGATAATCTGGCGATTGATTTTTTTCGGAAAGTACAACGTGATAAATCCCTGCAGCTGGAACTATGGGTATCGGCAGTAGAATTGTATTATCATACAGAAGAACATATTCATTTAAAAGATACACAAGACATTTTAGCAAAAGCAATAGATTCGCTAAGTCCAAAGCGAAAAGAAATTTTGATTCTTAATAAATTTCAGGAAAAAAGCTACAAAGAAATAGCAGAAGAACTTGGGATTTCGGTTTCTACTGTTAGCAATCAATTGGTCAGTGCATTGAAAGATATTAAAGAATATATTCAAAAAAACTACCGGAATGAGGCTATAATCAGCTTTTTAGCCACTTTACTCTTTAAACTTTAA
- a CDS encoding SRPBCC family protein, whose protein sequence is MMNYKQNISKTERIITILSSSYLLYTSLTGKKKDPALAVSSALLLLRGSTGYCPIYDRLAIDQANNPTDVFIESVITVDSPRHVVYAFWRKLENLPSIMKHLDRVDIIDEKHSEWHVKTPAGLDPLSWKATITADIINEQISWSSMADSKVQNAGTVKFKEAGENKTEISLKMSYKAPVGELGKAVAKFLNPGLERMIHKDFKNFKDYVESEELTKEQA, encoded by the coding sequence ATGATGAATTATAAACAAAATATCAGTAAAACTGAACGCATAATCACGATCTTATCATCGTCATATTTACTTTATACAAGCCTAACAGGTAAAAAGAAAGATCCAGCACTGGCCGTCTCTAGTGCTCTACTTTTATTAAGAGGATCTACTGGTTACTGTCCAATATACGATAGGCTCGCGATCGACCAGGCAAATAACCCGACTGATGTGTTTATAGAATCGGTCATTACAGTAGACAGTCCTCGCCACGTCGTATATGCGTTCTGGAGAAAACTTGAAAATCTTCCGTCAATAATGAAACATCTGGATCGCGTTGATATAATTGATGAAAAGCATTCTGAATGGCATGTAAAAACACCCGCGGGACTAGATCCTTTATCCTGGAAGGCCACCATCACGGCTGATATTATCAACGAGCAGATTTCTTGGTCAAGTATGGCTGATTCGAAGGTTCAAAATGCTGGCACAGTAAAGTTTAAAGAAGCAGGAGAAAACAAAACGGAGATATCATTAAAAATGAGCTATAAAGCCCCGGTTGGTGAGTTAGGGAAAGCAGTTGCAAAGTTTTTAAATCCGGGTTTAGAAAGAATGATCCACAAAGATTTTAAGAACTTTAAGGATTATGTCGAATCTGAGGAATTAACAAAAGAGCAAGCCTAA
- a CDS encoding DUF2225 domain-containing protein produces the protein MTKGRISVHELMKIGREQEGKSENTAAADSYKQVLKKDALNAGAYHRLMVLYRKQKDYKKELAVIQKAIKMYDKDIKQDQQAWRKTNQQSADLSQDLAKALGLVNEDGLPVYEEPHINTWRKRLETVQKKLEASSLKSKKRK, from the coding sequence ATGACCAAAGGCCGTATTTCAGTCCATGAGCTTATGAAAATAGGGAGGGAGCAGGAAGGGAAAAGTGAGAATACTGCAGCAGCCGATAGCTATAAGCAAGTACTTAAAAAAGATGCATTGAACGCTGGGGCATATCATCGGCTTATGGTCTTATACCGCAAGCAGAAGGATTATAAGAAAGAACTTGCGGTAATTCAAAAGGCTATCAAGATGTACGATAAAGATATTAAGCAGGACCAGCAAGCGTGGAGAAAAACAAATCAGCAATCGGCAGATCTTAGTCAAGATCTAGCGAAAGCGTTGGGTCTTGTGAATGAAGATGGCCTACCGGTATACGAAGAACCGCATATTAACACGTGGCGGAAACGTCTGGAAACCGTTCAAAAAAAATTAGAAGCATCAAGTCTGAAGTCTAAAAAACGTAAATAA
- a CDS encoding DUF3606 domain-containing protein, whose translation MADDKSKKGKQDRSQVSGSENYEIQYFKDKMGVSRQEVIGRLDKNN comes from the coding sequence ATGGCAGATGATAAATCAAAAAAAGGAAAACAGGATCGTTCGCAGGTGAGTGGATCAGAAAACTACGAAATTCAATATTTTAAAGATAAAATGGGGGTGAGCAGACAAGAAGTGATAGGCCGATTGGATAAAAATAATTAA
- a CDS encoding AhpC/TSA family protein gives MKILKIAAIILAAAPTLLFAQETAFQIKGTASKMFNGKMIYLDYTKDGFPALDSVQIVNGKFSLQGTVDEPIYSRMVLDQEGTGKLMAQNVGDRLYFYLGNENYNFTIKDSLRTASIKGSAIHDEYSAYLKEIGGGFMDIIDAGNKAFSAVNKDAADANEQYQAIHEKFEAKFEARRVKELVFAENNPNSIFSIDALVDASNKRKLSEIEPIFLKLSKEVRQLTTARQLEARFLAERSIKIGSKAPDFSQPDTKGKMVKVSDFKGKYVLIDFWASWCGPCRAENPNLVKAYHKYKNKGLEVLAVSLDDTKGKNAWLKAIEDDGMPWIQVADLKGWSNDAAVLYGVRAVPQNYLVDPQGTIVAINLKGDNLHTELAKVFGN, from the coding sequence ATGAAAATTTTAAAAATTGCTGCCATCATACTGGCAGCAGCACCAACATTGTTGTTTGCACAAGAGACTGCTTTTCAGATTAAAGGAACAGCTTCTAAAATGTTTAACGGTAAGATGATCTATCTGGACTATACGAAAGATGGATTTCCAGCATTGGATTCTGTCCAGATTGTGAATGGAAAATTCAGTTTGCAAGGTACGGTCGATGAACCTATTTATTCCAGAATGGTTCTTGATCAAGAAGGAACTGGGAAGCTGATGGCACAAAATGTGGGCGATCGTTTATACTTTTACCTCGGCAACGAGAATTATAATTTTACGATTAAGGATTCTTTACGTACGGCCTCAATTAAAGGATCAGCCATTCATGATGAATATAGTGCATATTTAAAAGAAATAGGCGGAGGATTTATGGATATCATTGACGCTGGCAATAAGGCATTCTCTGCAGTAAACAAAGACGCTGCTGATGCAAATGAACAATATCAAGCTATTCATGAAAAATTTGAAGCCAAATTTGAGGCGCGTCGGGTAAAGGAATTAGTCTTCGCAGAAAATAATCCGAACTCTATATTTTCAATTGATGCGTTAGTAGATGCTTCCAATAAACGAAAGCTTTCTGAAATTGAGCCGATATTTTTAAAACTATCGAAGGAGGTACGCCAGCTTACTACAGCGCGCCAGTTGGAGGCACGGTTTTTAGCGGAGCGAAGCATAAAGATCGGCAGTAAAGCTCCCGATTTTTCACAACCGGATACCAAAGGTAAAATGGTTAAGGTTTCCGATTTTAAAGGGAAATATGTCTTGATCGATTTTTGGGCCAGCTGGTGCGGCCCATGCCGTGCTGAGAACCCGAATTTGGTTAAAGCATATCACAAATATAAGAATAAAGGCTTAGAGGTATTGGCTGTTTCTCTAGATGATACTAAAGGAAAGAATGCTTGGCTAAAAGCAATAGAAGATGATGGCATGCCATGGATCCAGGTTGCTGACTTGAAAGGGTGGTCTAACGACGCAGCAGTTTTATATGGGGTAAGGGCTGTTCCGCAGAATTATCTGGTGGATCCGCAAGGAACTATTGTTGCAATCAATTTAAAAGGCGATAACTTACACACCGAATTGGCAAAGGTATTTGGTAATTGA
- a CDS encoding PKD-like family lipoprotein, protein MRKGFFASVCIVMVIATLYSCYKDKGNYNIALPQEPQITGLDTLYEASVGDSLIISPKILGIDPGSVQCNWRIDVPEAINPETNHYEGQALRIAFGLEAKRYRARLTVTNKENGMKYFYNFHIQGVTAFSRGSLVLSVDNGISKLSFIKPDHSVQANIYEIINGENLPANPLHIHYVRNQFTGNTPLGYWIISKNGGVRLDVNNLKKETLKPGTLHDNFFLAPPRIDVGSLQTYPFGALLGVINGKFYGGATTTWDQSVTYGMFGTFADGDYELASQFVLSSVDNNFSIIGFDKNKKQFIRINIYGSPMYFGTQYTSVNPEIFDPSQVRMDLLHMVQINNKDTYAFVKDNSGKVYELKFTANFNGPFLVTANHKKLFVHQEWINANTKMVASRIGYIYVGYQNKVFRYNPLNQQVQELKVNIQSPVSLLKLDDDENTLIVGAGSSLYYLDIQVGKDGQLLKKIDGIPGDIVDLTWRK, encoded by the coding sequence ATGAGGAAAGGGTTCTTCGCATCTGTTTGCATTGTGATGGTTATAGCAACTTTATACAGCTGCTATAAAGATAAAGGTAACTATAACATTGCATTACCGCAGGAACCTCAAATCACGGGGCTGGATACGCTGTATGAGGCTTCAGTGGGTGACAGCTTGATCATTAGTCCAAAAATTTTAGGAATTGATCCAGGTTCGGTACAGTGCAACTGGCGAATTGATGTTCCTGAAGCAATTAATCCGGAGACTAATCATTACGAAGGACAAGCACTACGGATCGCTTTTGGTTTGGAAGCTAAGCGTTATCGCGCAAGACTGACCGTTACAAACAAGGAAAATGGGATGAAATATTTCTATAATTTTCATATTCAAGGGGTGACAGCATTTTCGAGAGGATCATTGGTGCTGTCGGTCGATAATGGTATTAGTAAGCTCTCTTTTATAAAACCTGATCATTCGGTTCAGGCTAATATTTACGAAATCATTAATGGTGAAAATCTTCCGGCTAATCCATTACATATCCATTATGTCAGGAATCAGTTTACAGGAAATACTCCGTTAGGATATTGGATTATTTCAAAAAACGGTGGAGTTAGACTGGATGTGAATAATTTGAAGAAGGAGACCTTGAAACCGGGGACATTGCATGACAACTTTTTCTTAGCACCGCCACGTATCGATGTCGGAAGTTTACAAACTTATCCGTTTGGGGCATTATTGGGTGTGATCAATGGTAAATTTTATGGTGGAGCAACGACTACATGGGATCAATCGGTAACCTATGGTATGTTTGGAACGTTTGCAGATGGTGATTATGAGCTGGCGTCACAATTTGTCCTATCATCGGTGGACAATAATTTCAGTATTATCGGTTTTGACAAAAATAAAAAACAATTTATCCGGATCAATATATATGGTTCACCCATGTATTTTGGTACGCAATATACGAGCGTGAATCCAGAAATATTTGATCCTAGCCAGGTGAGGATGGATCTGTTACACATGGTGCAGATCAATAATAAGGACACTTATGCTTTTGTGAAAGATAATTCAGGTAAAGTTTATGAACTGAAGTTTACAGCTAATTTTAATGGACCATTTTTAGTTACCGCAAATCATAAAAAGCTTTTTGTACATCAGGAATGGATCAATGCAAATACTAAAATGGTGGCTAGTCGGATTGGATATATTTATGTGGGTTATCAAAACAAAGTGTTCCGTTATAATCCGCTCAATCAACAGGTGCAGGAATTAAAAGTTAATATACAGTCGCCTGTTAGTTTATTGAAATTGGACGATGACGAAAATACACTTATAGTTGGAGCTGGAAGCTCACTCTACTATCTGGATATTCAGGTAGGAAAAGATGGACAGCTCCTTAAGAAAATTGATGGAATACCAGGCGACATAGTAGACCTAACCTGGAGGAAATAA
- a CDS encoding DUF4843 domain-containing protein, with product MKYTTFLIMTLGISMFFSCKKVSVMTYDRPANIYFNLTAADRDSMVYTFAYDMTKATDTIFLPVKLMGYRDEKSRSFQAYIENDSSTAQAEIHYDKLKPDYPLMEGAGQTFLPIIIHNVKDLETHAVSLIIKLKASTDFGTENKNLIRARIILSAQLEQPQWWSMWLDNYSRVKHQLFLLVTEQRTLSMQGIDAPKNLYFANLLLIMLNDPFKWVQDHPEKDYKLESTDDGQTYVFYHVDNPNRTILLRKNAGSGKYFFIDETGKEVR from the coding sequence ATGAAATATACTACATTTTTAATCATGACACTTGGCATTTCTATGTTCTTTTCTTGCAAAAAAGTATCGGTCATGACGTATGACCGGCCAGCAAATATTTATTTTAATCTGACTGCTGCAGATCGTGACAGTATGGTGTACACTTTTGCATATGATATGACTAAGGCTACTGATACGATCTTTCTACCGGTCAAATTAATGGGGTACCGGGATGAAAAATCAAGAAGCTTCCAGGCGTATATAGAAAATGATTCTTCAACAGCTCAAGCGGAGATTCATTACGACAAATTGAAGCCAGACTATCCGCTTATGGAAGGAGCTGGACAAACTTTTTTACCCATTATCATTCATAACGTCAAGGACCTGGAAACTCATGCCGTGTCTCTAATAATCAAACTCAAAGCAAGTACGGATTTTGGGACGGAAAATAAAAACCTTATTCGTGCCCGGATCATCCTCTCCGCACAATTGGAACAGCCCCAATGGTGGTCCATGTGGTTGGATAATTATTCCAGGGTAAAACATCAATTGTTTTTGCTTGTAACAGAACAGCGCACTTTGTCGATGCAGGGCATAGATGCACCAAAAAATCTCTATTTCGCAAATTTATTGCTAATCATGTTAAATGATCCCTTCAAGTGGGTTCAGGATCATCCTGAAAAGGACTATAAACTGGAGTCCACTGATGATGGGCAGACTTATGTCTTTTACCATGTGGATAATCCAAATCGAACCATATTGTTAAGGAAAAATGCAGGTTCGGGTAAGTATTTTTTTATTGATGAAACAGGAAAGGAGGTGAGGTAA
- a CDS encoding RagB/SusD family nutrient uptake outer membrane protein, whose product MKKIYITLMFISTLGFFSCAKWLDIQPESDVDKNILFSTEDGFKEALIGVYTRAAKSDLYGKELTIGTSEVLVQNYTIPSNDPLRYQQTKNFRYNDANFTARKDDVWKGLYNGIVNANLILGEVDKKQNLFIGNNYALIKGEALALRAFLHFDALRLFAPAPVINDKVDAIPYVTTYSNKSTKLSSVSQVLDSVIRDLEQAKDLLKIDPIRQKSYIVGYPTSTDTLENSELSDRNLFLQNRRHRLNYFAVCGLLARVNLYKGDQIKALAYAKEIIVAKKFPWTNRTDFLAVDADKKDRILYKELLFAWYIPAMSNTFNNEWFTEGNSGMYLDQEEAKIIYDVGGAGGSDMRYTQWFGSTSVGSAFISPLLKYRRNVFSENFSANLHYLVAPAVRLSEMYYIAAECTFGNDPAQALAYLDEVRQNRGIGQKLEMMSQAAFRQVLIKEYRKEMYAEGQLFFAYKRLNQPIVGQQGALIPVNQQVFTWPLPDDEIIYGQR is encoded by the coding sequence ATGAAAAAGATTTATATAACACTAATGTTTATTTCCACTTTAGGTTTTTTTTCTTGTGCGAAATGGCTTGATATACAGCCTGAAAGTGATGTGGATAAGAATATTCTGTTCTCGACAGAAGATGGCTTTAAAGAGGCTCTTATAGGTGTTTACACCAGAGCTGCGAAAAGTGATTTATATGGTAAAGAGTTGACCATCGGTACATCTGAAGTATTGGTCCAAAACTATACCATTCCCAGTAATGACCCATTAAGATACCAGCAAACTAAAAACTTCAGGTACAACGATGCGAATTTCACCGCTCGTAAGGATGATGTATGGAAAGGCTTATATAATGGCATTGTCAATGCTAATTTGATTCTAGGCGAAGTCGATAAAAAACAAAATCTTTTTATTGGTAACAACTACGCCTTGATTAAAGGGGAGGCATTGGCCTTGCGCGCTTTTCTGCATTTTGATGCCCTGAGATTATTTGCTCCAGCGCCTGTTATCAATGATAAAGTGGATGCAATACCATACGTTACAACTTATTCCAACAAATCGACAAAATTGTCCTCTGTATCTCAAGTGCTGGACTCCGTAATCCGTGATTTGGAACAGGCGAAGGATTTGTTAAAAATAGACCCCATTCGCCAGAAATCCTACATTGTCGGTTATCCGACAAGTACAGACACACTAGAAAATTCGGAACTCAGCGACCGAAATCTTTTCTTGCAAAATAGGAGACACAGACTGAACTATTTTGCGGTATGTGGCTTACTTGCTCGTGTTAATTTGTATAAAGGCGACCAAATAAAAGCGTTAGCATATGCCAAAGAAATTATTGTTGCAAAGAAGTTTCCGTGGACAAATCGTACGGATTTCCTGGCAGTTGATGCCGATAAAAAGGACCGTATCCTGTATAAAGAATTGTTGTTTGCTTGGTATATCCCTGCAATGAGCAACACGTTTAATAACGAGTGGTTTACAGAGGGAAACTCGGGGATGTACCTGGATCAAGAGGAAGCGAAGATTATATATGATGTTGGTGGGGCTGGAGGGAGCGATATGCGCTATACGCAGTGGTTTGGAAGTACAAGCGTAGGTTCAGCTTTTATTTCTCCTTTGCTCAAATATAGAAGAAATGTTTTCAGCGAGAACTTTTCGGCCAACTTGCATTACTTGGTCGCCCCAGCAGTAAGGTTAAGTGAAATGTATTATATCGCTGCTGAATGCACTTTTGGCAATGATCCTGCTCAAGCACTTGCTTATTTAGATGAGGTGAGGCAAAATCGGGGAATCGGGCAGAAGCTGGAAATGATGAGCCAAGCTGCTTTTCGTCAGGTGCTGATAAAGGAGTATCGTAAGGAAATGTATGCGGAGGGGCAGCTATTTTTTGCATATAAACGATTAAATCAACCTATAGTTGGTCAGCAGGGAGCTTTAATACCCGTGAACCAGCAGGTATTTACGTGGCCGCTTCCTGATGATGAAATAATTTATGGACAAAGATAA